A window of the Xiashengella succiniciproducens genome harbors these coding sequences:
- the clpB gene encoding ATP-dependent chaperone ClpB, with the protein MNLNQFTIKSQDAIQHAIEIASGSNRQAVEPGHLLSALISTEESLMDFLFRKTGIGNINPILDKILESYPRVSGGEPFLSRDTSDALQRAVAKAREMGDTYASIEHIVLGILGGKDSVAKMLKDAGGNESAMLKAIEQLRKGSRADSPTAEDRYNALNRFAINLNDRARSGKLDPVIGRDEEIRRVLQILSRRTKNNPILLGEPGVGKTAIAEGLAHRIVNGDVPENLKTKEIYSLDMGALIAGAKYKGEFEERLKAVVREVINSEGQVILFIDEIHTLVGAGKSEGAMDAANILKPALARGELRAIGATTLNEYQKYFEKDKALERRFQIVMVDEPDVLSSISILRGLKERYENHHKVRIRDEAVIAAVELSKRYISDRYLPDKAIDLMDEAASRLRLEMNSVPEEIDEAERNIKQLEIEREALKREGNTEKIQALSKDIAELRERCSAMRSKWEEEKSVIEGIQKLKSDIETYKFEAQKAEREGLYDKVAELRYGKIRNAETEIENLKKKLTEKQADNPMVKEEVDAEDIAQVVSKWTGIPVSRMLKSERQKLLQIEDELHKRVVGQHEAVSAVANAVRRSRAGLQDAKRPIGSFIFLGTTGVGKSELAKALAAFLFDDENLMTRIDMSEYQERHSVSRLVGAPPGYIGYDEGGQLTEAVRRKPYSVILLDEIEKAHPDVFNILLQVLDDGRLTDNKGRTVDFKNTIVIMTSNIGSSILQNSLEASEGKGVSPEAHRQVRELLKGTISPEFLNRIDEIIIFDPLTEDEIVEVTRLQLDRVKKMLAAQGFEFNVSEGALRWLAKMGFDPIYGARPIKRAIQTHLVNKLAEMLLAGKLDKEKPILINAGDEGLEFSVN; encoded by the coding sequence ATGAATCTGAATCAATTTACTATAAAATCGCAGGATGCTATTCAGCATGCGATAGAAATAGCATCCGGTTCAAACCGCCAGGCGGTTGAACCAGGACACCTGCTAAGTGCATTGATCAGCACTGAGGAAAGTCTTATGGATTTCCTGTTCCGTAAAACAGGAATTGGCAATATCAATCCTATACTGGATAAGATATTGGAATCCTATCCAAGAGTCAGTGGAGGTGAACCATTTCTAAGTCGTGATACCAGTGATGCCTTGCAAAGAGCTGTCGCAAAGGCAAGAGAAATGGGGGATACCTATGCCTCCATTGAACATATTGTCCTTGGAATACTTGGAGGAAAGGATTCTGTAGCCAAAATGCTGAAAGATGCAGGAGGCAATGAGTCTGCCATGCTCAAAGCAATTGAGCAACTTCGTAAAGGAAGTCGTGCAGACAGTCCTACTGCCGAGGACAGATATAACGCGTTGAACAGGTTTGCTATCAACCTAAATGACAGGGCACGTTCCGGGAAACTTGATCCGGTGATTGGAAGGGACGAGGAGATCAGGCGGGTTTTGCAAATCCTGTCAAGGAGAACCAAGAACAACCCTATACTGCTAGGGGAACCAGGTGTGGGTAAAACTGCTATTGCTGAGGGTCTGGCTCACAGAATAGTTAACGGAGACGTGCCGGAAAACCTGAAAACCAAGGAGATTTACTCTCTGGATATGGGAGCCCTTATTGCTGGTGCCAAGTACAAGGGAGAGTTTGAGGAAAGACTTAAAGCCGTAGTAAGAGAAGTAATCAACAGTGAAGGACAGGTTATCCTCTTTATTGATGAAATCCATACCTTGGTTGGAGCCGGTAAGAGTGAGGGAGCCATGGATGCTGCAAATATATTGAAACCGGCTTTGGCAAGGGGCGAACTTCGTGCAATAGGAGCTACAACCTTAAATGAGTATCAGAAATATTTCGAAAAGGATAAAGCACTAGAACGTCGTTTCCAAATAGTGATGGTTGATGAGCCTGATGTGCTTTCGTCAATATCAATACTACGTGGACTTAAGGAAAGATATGAGAACCACCATAAGGTTAGGATTAGGGATGAAGCGGTGATTGCTGCAGTGGAACTATCCAAAAGGTATATTTCTGACAGATACCTGCCTGATAAGGCGATAGATCTTATGGATGAGGCAGCTTCCCGACTGAGACTTGAGATGAATTCAGTGCCTGAAGAAATTGATGAAGCCGAACGCAATATCAAACAGCTTGAAATAGAGCGGGAAGCCCTTAAACGAGAGGGAAATACCGAAAAAATTCAGGCCCTGTCTAAGGATATTGCAGAACTCAGGGAAAGGTGTTCTGCAATGCGTTCTAAATGGGAGGAAGAAAAGTCCGTTATCGAAGGCATTCAAAAGCTGAAGTCAGACATAGAGACCTATAAGTTTGAAGCTCAGAAAGCCGAGAGGGAAGGACTCTATGATAAGGTAGCCGAACTAAGATATGGTAAGATCAGGAATGCCGAGACAGAGATTGAAAACCTGAAAAAGAAACTTACTGAAAAGCAGGCTGACAATCCTATGGTAAAGGAAGAGGTTGATGCAGAAGATATCGCTCAGGTTGTCAGTAAGTGGACCGGTATTCCGGTAAGCAGGATGCTAAAGAGTGAAAGGCAGAAGCTGCTTCAGATAGAGGATGAACTGCACAAACGTGTTGTTGGTCAGCATGAAGCAGTATCTGCCGTGGCAAATGCAGTGAGACGCTCAAGGGCAGGTCTTCAGGATGCAAAACGTCCTATAGGTTCCTTTATCTTCCTTGGTACTACCGGTGTAGGAAAGAGTGAGCTAGCCAAAGCCCTGGCTGCCTTCCTGTTTGATGATGAGAACCTGATGACTCGTATCGATATGTCCGAGTATCAGGAAAGACACTCTGTCTCCAGACTTGTAGGAGCTCCTCCAGGCTATATTGGCTATGATGAAGGTGGTCAGCTTACAGAAGCTGTCAGGAGAAAGCCATACTCAGTAATACTGCTTGATGAGATCGAAAAGGCCCATCCTGATGTATTTAACATACTGCTTCAGGTACTGGATGACGGACGCTTGACTGATAATAAGGGCAGGACAGTGGACTTCAAGAATACGATTGTTATAATGACATCCAACATAGGGTCCTCAATCCTACAAAATAGCCTTGAAGCAAGCGAAGGAAAGGGAGTAAGTCCGGAAGCCCATCGTCAGGTAAGGGAACTGCTTAAAGGAACAATTTCACCTGAGTTTCTAAACAGGATTGATGAGATAATAATCTTTGACCCCTTGACAGAAGACGAAATTGTTGAAGTAACCAGACTGCAGCTTGACAGGGTAAAAAAGATGCTGGCTGCACAGGGTTTCGAATTTAATGTTAGCGAAGGAGCACTTAGATGGTTAGCAAAGATGGGGTTTGATCCAATTTATGGAGCAAGACCTATAAAAAGGGCAATCCAAACCCATCTTGTAAACAAGCTGGCTGAAATGCTTCTTGCCGGTAAGCTGGATAAGGAAAAACCGATATTGATAAATGCAGGTGATGAAGGACTAGAATTTTCTGTTAATTAA
- a CDS encoding STAS domain-containing protein, producing MLKTERVGDNLWRSTIEGTDRLNVTIAATIKEQLSEQLVNCGYNLVLDFQNIRFIDSTGIGVLISALKAARENNGNFQLANVNKEVFSLLSLMKLDKVFDFSK from the coding sequence ATGTTAAAAACAGAAAGAGTTGGCGATAATCTTTGGCGATCAACTATTGAGGGGACAGATAGACTGAATGTGACTATTGCTGCTACAATAAAGGAGCAATTATCTGAACAGTTGGTCAATTGCGGGTACAATCTGGTTTTAGATTTTCAAAACATCCGCTTTATTGACAGTACAGGGATTGGGGTGTTGATTTCAGCACTTAAAGCAGCTCGTGAAAATAACGGCAATTTCCAGCTGGCTAATGTTAACAAGGAAGTTTTTAGCTTGCTTAGCCTTATGAAACTGGATAAGGTATTCGATTTCAGCAAATAA
- a CDS encoding Hpt domain-containing protein: protein MSLEFKEVDLTYLESIADGDKEIIEELINIFIDQIPEFTEGLRNGLEQKDWRALAGIAHKAKSSVVSMGMNNLGNVDLKNLELIAKSFRIDELTSTDSLNEKEEEELRVLRYNLDSYPDEKIEWVEQNKDIEVMKTIIQRFELKCNIACNELRSLLEK, encoded by the coding sequence ATGTCATTGGAATTTAAGGAAGTTGACCTCACCTATCTTGAAAGCATTGCTGATGGAGATAAAGAGATAATTGAGGAGCTGATTAATATATTTATTGATCAGATTCCTGAATTTACTGAGGGGTTAAGGAATGGTCTTGAACAGAAAGACTGGCGTGCATTGGCTGGTATAGCACATAAAGCCAAATCTTCAGTTGTTTCAATGGGAATGAACAACCTTGGGAATGTTGACCTAAAAAACCTTGAGCTGATAGCAAAGAGCTTCAGGATTGATGAATTGACAAGCACCGATAGTCTTAATGAGAAGGAAGAGGAGGAGTTAAGGGTGTTAAGATATAATCTCGATAGTTATCCTGATGAAAAGATCGAGTGGGTCGAGCAAAACAAGGATATTGAGGTTATGAAGACAATCATTCAGAGATTTGAGTTGAAGTGCAATATTGCATGCAATGAACTAAGAAGTTTATTAGAAAAATAA
- the gcvT gene encoding glycine cleavage system aminomethyltransferase GcvT, with protein MQKTVLYDRHIALGAKMTEFAGFTMPVEYTGINAEHMAVREAAGMFDVSHMGEFRVRGKNALAFLQHICSNDISQLKPGRAQYNCLPNESGGIVDDLIVYMIAENDYLAVVNAGNIEKDWNWFESHNKVGAELENASNDYALLAVQGPRATSILQRISSPDLSSIPYYSFAFGNLNGIDNVIFSNTGYTGSGGFELYLKTEDASKAWDMILDAGKPEGLIPAGLGARDTLRLEMGFCLYGNDISDTTSPLEGGLAWITKFVSGKDFIGRGALEYQKAKGVDRRLKGFVLEERGIPRTHYELVDEHGEQIGEVTSGTMSPILRKGIGLGYLKRGYWDDGSVIYVNIRGKLLRAVVTKTPFI; from the coding sequence ATGCAGAAGACGGTTTTATATGACAGACATATAGCACTCGGGGCAAAAATGACCGAATTTGCAGGTTTTACAATGCCGGTTGAGTATACAGGAATTAACGCAGAACATATGGCAGTTAGGGAAGCAGCAGGTATGTTTGATGTTTCCCACATGGGTGAATTCAGAGTAAGAGGTAAAAATGCTCTGGCATTTTTACAACATATATGCAGCAATGATATCTCACAATTGAAACCAGGCAGGGCGCAATACAACTGCCTTCCAAATGAAAGCGGAGGGATAGTCGACGACCTGATAGTCTATATGATTGCCGAAAATGATTATCTGGCTGTTGTAAATGCAGGAAATATTGAAAAAGATTGGAACTGGTTTGAAAGTCACAATAAGGTAGGAGCAGAACTTGAAAATGCAAGCAATGACTATGCATTGCTTGCAGTTCAGGGCCCTCGTGCAACCTCCATCCTACAGAGAATCAGTTCTCCGGATTTGTCATCAATTCCATATTATTCCTTTGCATTCGGAAACCTAAATGGAATAGATAATGTGATCTTTTCAAATACTGGTTATACAGGTTCCGGGGGATTCGAGCTTTATCTTAAGACAGAAGATGCCAGCAAGGCCTGGGATATGATACTGGATGCCGGTAAGCCTGAAGGCTTGATACCGGCAGGACTGGGTGCCAGGGATACCCTACGTCTTGAAATGGGATTCTGCCTGTATGGCAATGATATTAGTGATACTACATCGCCTCTGGAAGGAGGATTGGCCTGGATTACCAAGTTTGTGTCAGGTAAGGACTTCATAGGCAGAGGCGCTCTTGAATATCAGAAGGCCAAAGGTGTCGACCGCAGACTGAAAGGTTTTGTTCTTGAAGAAAGGGGCATACCCCGTACTCACTATGAATTGGTTGATGAGCATGGTGAGCAGATAGGTGAGGTCACATCGGGAACTATGTCCCCCATACTTAGAAAGGGTATAGGATTGGGGTACCTGAAACGAGGATACTGGGACGACGGTAGTGTGATTTATGTCAATATCAGGGGCAAACTGCTTCGTGCTGTTGTTACAAAAACACCGTTCATTTAG
- the serC gene encoding 3-phosphoserine/phosphohydroxythreonine transaminase — MKKHNFSAGPSVLPEFTIKKTAEAVLDFAGTGLSVMEVSHRDKEFMAVMDQARDLFKEILDIPSGYEVVFLGGGASMQFCMVPYNLLNKKAAYLNTGTWASKALKEAKFFGEVVEVASSKDENFSYIPKNYEVPADADYFHITTNNTIFGTEIRKDLDVKVPLVADMSSDIFSRPVDVSKYAIIYGGAQKNLAPAGVTFAVIREDVLGKVDRPIPTMLNYKTHIENGSMFNTPPVLPVFAALQTLIWLKEQGGVKEMEKRNIRKATMLYDEIERNKLFKSTVKYEEDRSIMNICFVMADEYKELEADFRTFASSRGMVGIKGHRSVGGFRASCYNALPEESVKALIDTMREFEKNH, encoded by the coding sequence ATGAAGAAACACAATTTTTCTGCCGGGCCGTCAGTCCTACCTGAATTTACAATAAAGAAGACTGCTGAAGCAGTATTGGATTTTGCCGGAACCGGATTGTCAGTGATGGAGGTATCGCACCGTGACAAGGAGTTTATGGCTGTTATGGATCAGGCAAGGGATCTGTTCAAGGAAATACTTGATATTCCATCGGGATATGAAGTTGTCTTCCTTGGTGGAGGTGCAAGCATGCAGTTCTGTATGGTTCCATACAACCTACTCAACAAGAAGGCAGCATATCTTAACACAGGTACATGGGCATCGAAAGCTTTGAAAGAAGCTAAATTCTTCGGTGAGGTTGTTGAAGTAGCATCATCAAAAGACGAGAATTTCTCTTACATACCCAAGAACTATGAAGTTCCAGCCGATGCGGATTATTTCCATATCACAACCAACAACACCATTTTTGGTACCGAGATACGCAAGGATTTGGATGTAAAAGTTCCCCTTGTAGCAGATATGTCTTCGGATATATTCTCTCGTCCGGTTGACGTGTCAAAGTATGCTATCATCTATGGCGGTGCTCAGAAGAATCTGGCTCCTGCAGGTGTTACCTTTGCCGTTATAAGGGAAGATGTACTTGGTAAAGTTGATCGTCCAATTCCAACAATGCTGAACTACAAGACTCATATAGAGAACGGTTCAATGTTTAATACACCTCCGGTACTGCCAGTATTTGCAGCATTGCAAACACTTATCTGGCTGAAGGAACAAGGCGGTGTAAAGGAAATGGAAAAGCGCAATATCAGGAAGGCCACAATGCTTTACGATGAGATTGAACGTAACAAACTGTTCAAATCTACCGTGAAGTACGAAGAAGACCGCTCAATAATGAACATCTGCTTCGTGATGGCTGACGAGTACAAAGAACTTGAAGCTGACTTCAGGACTTTTGCTTCTTCCCGTGGCATGGTAGGTATCAAGGGACACCGTTCGGTTGGCGGTTTCAGGGCCTCGTGCTACAATGCCCTCCCCGAAGAAAGTGTTAAAGCCTTGATAGATACAATGAGAGAATTTGAAAAGAATCATTAA
- a CDS encoding NAD(P)-dependent oxidoreductase: MKKILVATEKPFSKVAVDKIRAVVEGSGNQLVLCEKYKTEEELLAAVADVDALIIRSDIVNDRVVEAAKNLKIVVRAGAGYDNVDLQACSAKGIVVMNTPGQNANAVAELVFGLLIFSLRKHFNGSSGSELRGNNIGIHAYGNIGRYVAKIAAGFGMNVYAYDPFVPAEQMKEEGVIPVSSVEELYKTCRIVSLHIPATEQTKRSVNKALLSLMPEGAILVNTARKEVINEEELVEVMEKRPDFIYLSDIVPGNVDHFKGEFEGRYFFTAKKMGAQTEEANVNAGVAAANQIVKYFATGDETFRVNP, from the coding sequence ATGAAAAAAATACTGGTAGCAACAGAAAAGCCCTTTTCAAAAGTTGCCGTAGACAAGATTCGGGCCGTTGTAGAAGGCTCGGGAAACCAACTTGTACTTTGTGAGAAGTATAAGACAGAAGAAGAACTGCTTGCAGCTGTAGCAGACGTTGATGCACTTATTATCAGGTCGGATATTGTCAATGACCGTGTAGTCGAGGCTGCCAAGAATCTTAAGATCGTTGTTCGTGCCGGTGCTGGTTATGACAATGTTGATCTTCAGGCATGTAGTGCAAAGGGTATTGTAGTTATGAATACCCCGGGTCAAAACGCCAATGCAGTTGCCGAACTTGTATTTGGTCTGCTTATATTCTCATTACGCAAGCACTTTAATGGTAGTTCCGGATCTGAATTGCGTGGAAATAATATTGGTATCCATGCTTATGGTAACATAGGTCGCTATGTTGCAAAGATTGCAGCCGGTTTTGGAATGAACGTTTACGCCTATGACCCCTTTGTTCCTGCTGAACAGATGAAGGAAGAAGGAGTTATTCCTGTTTCAAGTGTTGAGGAGCTATACAAAACCTGTCGTATAGTATCTTTGCATATTCCTGCTACTGAGCAGACTAAGAGGTCTGTTAACAAGGCTTTGTTGTCACTTATGCCGGAAGGTGCAATACTTGTAAATACAGCACGTAAGGAAGTAATCAATGAAGAGGAATTGGTGGAAGTAATGGAAAAACGCCCTGATTTCATTTACCTGTCGGACATTGTTCCAGGAAATGTGGACCATTTCAAGGGTGAGTTTGAAGGTCGTTATTTCTTTACCGCCAAGAAGATGGGAGCCCAGACCGAAGAGGCTAATGTCAACGCCGGTGTTGCTGCAGCTAATCAAATTGTTAAGTATTTTGCAACAGGGGACGAGACTTTCAGAGTTAATCCCTGA
- a CDS encoding DUF1015 domain-containing protein codes for MAIVKPFKGLRPPADIAKDLSCLPYDVMNSKEAAQMAAGKPCSLLHITRSEIDCREGIDIHSSEVYEKSVENFGSFIEKGWLVQDDEEHYYIYAQTMNGRTQYGIVGCAACKDYFDGVIKKHELTRPDKEDDRMVHIRVNNANLEPVFFSYKTVPEIDQIVDNIVKNQAPEYDFVTEDGFGHQFWVVREKETNQRIEKLFAEKVPCTYVADGHHRTAAASRIGKEKMDSNPHHTGDEEYNFFMAVHFPDNQLAIIDYNRVVRDLNGLGETDFMLALGRYFEVSLMGTEIYKPQALHEFGMYISGKWYKLIARKGTYDDEDPIGGLDVTILSKQVFDKILGITDLRTTDRVDFVGGIRGLGELKRRVDSGEMKVAFALYPVSMQQLIRIADSGNIMPPKTTWFEPKLRSGLVIHLLS; via the coding sequence ATGGCAATAGTAAAGCCTTTTAAAGGTTTGCGTCCGCCTGCAGATATTGCAAAAGACCTGTCCTGTCTGCCTTATGATGTAATGAATTCAAAGGAGGCGGCACAGATGGCAGCTGGAAAACCATGTTCTCTGCTTCATATCACCAGATCGGAAATTGATTGCAGAGAAGGTATAGATATCCATTCATCTGAAGTGTACGAGAAGTCAGTAGAAAACTTCGGCTCCTTTATTGAAAAAGGATGGCTTGTTCAGGATGATGAAGAGCATTACTATATCTATGCTCAGACTATGAACGGTCGCACACAATATGGAATTGTCGGTTGTGCTGCCTGCAAGGATTATTTTGACGGTGTAATCAAAAAGCATGAGCTTACAAGGCCCGACAAGGAAGATGACCGTATGGTACATATTCGTGTCAACAATGCTAATCTAGAGCCCGTATTCTTTTCATATAAGACAGTTCCTGAGATTGATCAGATTGTTGATAATATTGTCAAAAATCAGGCACCTGAATATGACTTTGTTACTGAGGATGGTTTCGGTCATCAATTTTGGGTAGTCCGGGAAAAGGAGACAAACCAAAGAATTGAGAAACTTTTTGCCGAGAAAGTACCCTGTACCTACGTTGCTGACGGGCACCATCGTACTGCTGCAGCATCCAGAATAGGTAAAGAGAAGATGGATTCTAATCCTCATCATACAGGAGATGAGGAATACAACTTCTTCATGGCAGTGCACTTCCCTGATAACCAGCTGGCTATTATTGATTACAACAGGGTAGTAAGGGATCTCAACGGTCTTGGTGAGACTGATTTCATGCTCGCATTGGGACGTTATTTTGAGGTTTCCCTTATGGGAACCGAAATATACAAGCCACAGGCCCTGCATGAGTTCGGTATGTATATATCCGGTAAATGGTACAAGCTTATTGCCAGAAAGGGGACTTATGATGATGAGGATCCAATCGGAGGACTAGATGTAACAATTCTTTCTAAGCAAGTATTCGACAAGATACTTGGCATCACTGACCTGAGAACTACTGACAGGGTTGACTTTGTTGGTGGTATCCGGGGGCTGGGAGAACTAAAGAGAAGGGTGGACTCAGGTGAGATGAAAGTTGCCTTTGCGCTCTATCCGGTCTCGATGCAACAGCTTATAAGAATTGCAGACAGTGGCAATATAATGCCGCCAAAAACAACGTGGTTTGAACCAAAACTAAGATCAGGTCTGGTTATTCACCTTTTGTCCTGA
- a CDS encoding YggS family pyridoxal phosphate-dependent enzyme: protein MLAENFDFVKRDIPGHVKLIAVSKTHPAETVREAYDLGQRVFGENKVQELVSKAEQLPSDIEWHMIGHMQSNKIKYISRFVSLIHGVDSEGLLHKINNEGRKINRVIPCLLQVYIAEEETKFGFSPEELRILHGEGVTSELPFVEICGLMGMATFTDDFNQVRKEFRLLYSLFTELKAGYYKDKPSFREISMGMSNDYKIAIEEGSTMVRIGSALFGDRNYSK, encoded by the coding sequence ATGCTTGCGGAAAATTTTGATTTTGTGAAAAGGGATATCCCGGGGCATGTCAAACTGATTGCCGTTTCAAAGACCCATCCTGCTGAGACTGTCAGGGAGGCATATGATTTAGGTCAGAGAGTTTTCGGCGAGAACAAGGTTCAGGAACTTGTATCCAAGGCAGAGCAACTGCCTTCGGATATTGAATGGCATATGATTGGACATATGCAGTCCAATAAGATCAAATACATATCCCGTTTTGTTAGTCTAATTCATGGTGTAGACTCTGAAGGCCTGCTTCACAAGATCAACAATGAAGGGAGGAAGATAAACAGGGTGATTCCCTGTCTGCTTCAGGTATACATTGCAGAGGAGGAGACCAAGTTTGGTTTTTCACCGGAAGAGCTTCGCATACTGCATGGAGAGGGGGTGACTAGTGAACTGCCTTTTGTTGAAATATGCGGTTTGATGGGAATGGCAACGTTTACAGATGATTTTAATCAGGTAAGGAAGGAGTTCAGATTATTATATTCGCTTTTCACAGAACTCAAGGCAGGCTACTACAAGGATAAGCCATCTTTCAGGGAGATTAGTATGGGTATGTCGAATGACTACAAAATTGCAATTGAAGAGGGCAGCACTATGGTGAGAATTGGAAGCGCCTTGTTTGG